ttatgtgtCCTGCTTTTCCCAGTGGTGGAGCAGTTGGCccatatttacaatttttcaataattcatGCTTGTCTAACAACTGTGTAATACTTTCGATTGATGcatgtttttaaatacttaattgattaaaatttattaaataattaagttgtgattaataattttacaacTTATAagagtaaattttaaaaatattatacaaatataatagaCAATTATAATCGAAACTAAACGATAATTATAACTAATGACTTGCGCAAAAATTAGTAATGTTAATATGCTGCCAGCATAACGATTATTGAACACTTCTTTATCATGAATATGAAAAACTGTaatgatattaaatattatcccTCAGTATAAAGAATTGAAGTTAGAGCATGAGAAACTGCTACTTgaaagcaaaataattataaatatagtatgtaAAGTAAGCTTAATATGCGTAATTAATGCTACTTAATTTGCTTGGAGTGAAAGTACAGAATTGGGGCCCCACATATGCCAATTGCCCTTTGGGCCCATTAGTCGCTCAACCGCTCCTGTGCATATCCCAACATAGATGAGATGACGCCCACATTCctcatcttcttcttcctctgaACTCAGGTTTGATTCTTGCGGTTTTCCCTTACACAACGTATGCAATTTGCGTTTGCATTTCCCTCTTCTCTTTTCCTCTTTACTATATATTGCGAACTTGATTTGCAAATTGTCTTTATAATTTGATAAGGGAATACATTGGCTTTTTCCCAGTCTTACTGCTCCTTTTGTTATAGGAATTGATTTCCTTATAATAAGATGGAATGAAACCCTAGAATTCCAATTTAAAACTGACCAAAATAAATGCGGAATACTAAGAATTATGTTTCATAACTTAATTAAGttacttaatataaaatgcCAATGCTGAAATGTGAAATTCGCTTGCGGTGTTAGAAATTATAGTGAATTATGattgagtgagagagagagagagagagagaaagggagaagcagagaaagaaagaaaacgtGTCGGTGGCAAAGTTAGGCTAATTGGAATTTCAAAAGCGTAGAATAAGTCAAGTTGAGCAAGTTTGCCATAAATTGTTcatgaattttaaaagtttaattggAAAGCTTGTgcaattatgttaattaaacatACGAAATGCTTCAAATACGTATTCTGCACTTAGTTAAATTAGCTAATAGAGTTGAAATCCTATAAAAAGTTTTACCttttcaaatcatttttctaactttttaaagaattcaagcaaaacaaaagttgGGATACTACACTTATGcagatataaatattcttagcttaattggaaattaaattgGTTTGCTTATGATATACAAACTTTGTTATAATactacaatatttattatacgaTTTTTAACGAAATTATTGATTGTGCtaaccaaattaaaataattaaatttttaaaccgataaaataaatatctcaattaattttcatcatATTACAAGTAGTGAGCTAAGAAAGCATAATATTTGAAGAATTCTTGTTGCCTTAAGGCGCAAAgagttgaaataataaaaaaatattttacgaaAATGTGCACACGTTGTAAAAATATCATCGACAAGCggccaaaatgaaatgtaaacaacaGAAGTGCCTTAACAAAcgccaacaattttaattaatagcgtcaaataaataaaaaggaaaacaaaagtatGACTGCAAATATGAAAGGaatgtaaacacacacacatatacaccaAATAGcactttgtatgtgtgtgtgtgtgtgaataataaataaataattacgcGCTCGGCAACAAAGCGGGCAATCGGCCACATGGCGCAACAAACGTAACGTAaacgtatctgtatctgtagctgtagctgtatttgtatctgtatctctattTGTATCTGCCTCGGTATCTGCATCTGAGCCTGCAACTGTAAGTGGCAGCTGCCTGAACTTGAGGCATGGCAGCGTGGGAACTTAACAAATTTTGCAGCATTTTAAATACTCCTTGCTGCGTGgcatgaaaaaagaaaaataaagcgAATTTAAATCTTAGCACGGCAACAACTTTTTTCTTGACGTCAGCGGAGGTTGAACGTGCAACATACACAGTGCGACGGGGCATAATTGAAATGTTGCAACTACAGCTAAATGTAAGTATAATAACGGCTGTCGGCAACCAGCGTTAACTCACTTTTAAAGGATGCCTACGCTAACTGCCAGACTGTCTGTATAcgtctctccctctctatctctcttacTCTGTCTGGCAGGAAGTGCGccattattttgtatttatattatcatctttgattattataatttatgcattcaaatccattttttttgtgtcttttaattttatgttgatGTTCAtgtttaaataatgattttttctttgctgctTCGacattacttaaaatatacaaagcaaaaaatatattccatGCATTACAAATGCGACGACACCAACTGAAGCACATGTGTGTACaagtatctatgtatctacaCGTATATATTGAAGCTATCTCTGCCTCCAATTGGAGCAGCATCCTTGCTTCAATCAGCGCGACAATTGTGAATGCAAAtagcaaatcaaatattgcAACAATTTGTAGGTAATAGAAAAGATTGCCAAATCTGTGCAGTGATCTGAGCGACTTTAAGATACTCAAACTAAagatataaatcaaatataaataaatagtttttagtTCAATGCATTTACATTTCTAGAATAGTTTAAGTGTAGcacttaaatatatagattacATTTTAGAATACTGAGAGATACTCGCTCTAAAGACAACAGAAGTAAAATTTACTTGTTCACATAGAGATTTTTTGGTGAAAataactagtttttttaaagtaatccGTATTATTTGTAGAGTTTCTTCAATACTAGATACAGAGATAGAAGAAGTAAATGACATTgtattttatacattaaacTTGTTggtgaatattttataatgttttaaaaatatcaatttaaaaaaatgtattttgcaAGTAAGTATATCAATTTCTGAATAATATCAATTCTCGACGAACAACGATaggaaaatatgttaaaacgTTTTAAAAACATGTCCACGATTTGAAGTATTTGATACTTTTAAGcacagtgttgttgttttccacGAATCTCATAGATTCAAGATTCAGTGAATTTGACTTTACAACGAAAGCTGATTAAGAGCTTAGTTACTCTCGCTACAAttgcacaaataaaatattcccTTTGCAGGTAGACAGCATCGCTGAACGTGCAGAAACTTGTTGGAAATGTAAGCTCAGAGCAACGTCAGCAACTGGAGGAACTGGAGGAGGAGCATCAGAGTCGGCAACAAGAAATAAAGTTCTATATCGATTTTATAGTTGCCTCAGGCATTTGCGAGAAAGCTGTAAAAATATCCAGAGACGTAATCAAAACGAATGTTGCTTGGGTTTTAAATGCgcttaattttttgcaatgtGTGgcattatgtgtgtgtatgttgtggTGTGGTGTGTGGTGTGGTGCCATCGGATGCTGCTCTAAAGTGCTTATGGCTCCTCCCTTGGACCCTGCCAGTTTTAGTAATCTGTTCGCTCGTTTGTTGTCCTTGGTGGCTCTGCTAGCGTTGGCTACGTGTCCACAACTGGCATTGTGTTTGGCGTTTGCTTTTCGTTTGGGTTTGATTTTTGGTCTGGGGATGTGTGGCAGGAAGTGAATTCAATGCGGgcacacccaaaaaaaaaaaacaaaaaaaagagaagaaggaCAATGCGATGTGCAGAAAACTGCAATGCTGGTGTAAAACAGGATGTCAGATCCTGACAGGATATGATAGCCATTGCATACGGTTATCCCCCTGCAGGCCATTGACGAACGCTTAATTAAACCTTAATTTTTCATGAAGACCTGAATTGTGAGCACATTTTCATAAATCATTGAAGGCATTTCCCATTCTCACCCTAAAgtcatgtttgtttttctgcAACGGATACGCCCAAaagcacatgtgtgtgtgtgtgtgtgggtgtgtgcaAAACATTGTCActcgacacacacacgcgtGTGTATCCTTAAAAGCTCATCAACAAAGTTATTTTCCATGCAGTTATTTTCCTCGCTCTggatttctatttttaatataacttttttttatttactttgcacaTTTGTAAAGTTGAGTGCGAAAAGATAAACTGTAAACGCCCCATTGTTATCCGAGCAGCGAATGCACTGAAATTAGTTCAACTGCAGTTTTTGTACCCTGTCACGAAAGAACTTTAAATGGAGCATATTAATCTGTTAATTTAATGTCCTTTATTTGAGAGTTCTTGCactttatatattatacatttaatacCCTAGCTATTGTATTCTCTGCAATATAgggttattataattttttattctctACACCCTGTTGCAAAATggtatcaaaaattggaaaattaatttagaatcTGCCATATAGTGTCATATTTGGTCATTTTTAGGCTTGCAGTTTTTATATCCTGtcataaagaaattatattaagccattctcttttaatataattaagagTTGTTAACTCTGATCTATTACattagaataattttttaaatttgtattttaaataacctGACGTTAAAGAGTTTAAATAGAATCATATTAATTCAAACACTGCTATATATTGATTTAGTTTTAATGGGGAATTCTTTATATTAGTATAATAACTTCCGCTGTATAGAAGTTTTTTAGGTTTATAGTTTCCAGACTCTTtcgaaaaaactttttaaaggaagcatatgaaatgaaaatttggtttaaataagATTTTCCATTTGTGGGCAGTTTTTGATTCTGTTATCCACTGACACTACTACTCTTTCTCTACTACTCTTTCGATTATAGGGTATCTTTTAGTAGTGTATTCTCAGATTTCCATTTGTTACATGCTTGTTATGCAGTTGCATTGTCTTTGCCATCTTCGCATGTTGCCCTCATCTCGACCCGTTCTCTATCTATGTCAATGGTGGCTCACGCACGATATTGTCTCTTGTTTTTTGAATCCCTCATGTGTCACCTTACCCCTTTTTCTCActatctctctgtctttgtctctATCGCTCGTTCTTTCGCTGCTCCCTTGCTTATTGTCGGCTTTGGTGTTGCTGTATGTGCATATTGACATCGTTTTGACAAACAACATACACCCTTCTCATTCTTCTGCaccctcttcttcttctcctgcACCCCCGTGTCTTCAGTTCGTTGTGACATGTGCAGACACACGCACTTCATGGAGCTTTTGGCATTTCCGTTTCCTCTCTGCAAAGCTTggcacatttttttgttgcttgttttccTGTTTGTCTTTCAATAACTGCGTGTATTTTGTGTCTGTCTCATATGCGAGGTGTACTTCAAAAATTGGTTACCAAAGAACTAAATATCagaagaaatattaattaaaaaagtggtagaaaaatacaaatgatttaaatttagggGTGAGCAGATCATAATGACAGTCAAATTAAAACctgaaattttatatactgatcgaaatcagaaattcaaaaatgtaaattattcaatgagtaattttttctgttttcaatAGTGCTTAAAAACTTAGAATaagttcatttttttatttgctgctgctgtcgcatTTTTCGGCGTCCCAACTTGTAAAAAATAACGGAAAAAGCTCAGTTTGTTCagtttttcttgaatttattcactttaattatttcttaaactACCCTCGCGGTGTAAAACGTGAGGTATGTGTAAATATTGTTGCTTGTGGGTTATTTTGTCTGTTTGTGCTGTTCCATTTAATCATATTAACTTAAAGGTTGCTTGACAGttgtttgacatttaaaagACTTTGTCCTTAACTTTCTTTATTGATGAACAAACGTGGTTGGAACTTGAATACAGAGTTTAATTCATTGCTCAACATATcagaaagaaatttaatcaatatacTGTCCTCATCCTGGCATTCAGTTTGGCACTCTCCCAATCCAATTGAACTGCAAACTCTTCGGGTAGACCTGCCTTGAAAGAGATGTTTGACTCGGAGTCTGAATTAATATGAAGTGAGCTTGCTCCTCTTGACTTGAGTTCTGTATACGAGAAAATGCAAGAGCACGTTGTCATGGTTCATAGACTCGTACATGACCATGTCCTGGTTGTCTGACTTAATTAATGCTAGAACTGATTACACTCAGACACAGAGAGGAGACAACGTATCCTTATTGTATGCAGTTGGAAATGTTGCTCATTTTGTTGTCATTGATTTCGGTACGTTGAAACCTCGTCCTCAACTCCGTTGTCTGACACGTGCCGTGGCAAGCGGCGAaagcaaaatggcaaattgcTAAACAAAACGGGGTGTGACGGGACGTGCGTTAGCTTTGGGTCAGCTTATTGTCGTTTAATTGCAACATTTCCCAGTCACCCGACATTCCACGGTTCCACGGCATTTGCCTTGGTCAAGTGCAGTGACTACAACGCAAGTTCGAGTCGGGCATTAAGTGGATTGTGCGAGTGCCAGCGATGTTCAAGTCCAAGGATTACAATACACTTAGCTGGCTTTTGTGGGGGAATAAGAAAATGGTAACATAGCAGGAAAATCAAGGGAGGATAACCATGCGATTAAACAGCGGGTCTTTGCAAGGGTAAAGCACGGATAAGAACTGTATGAAATCAGcggaaattatttaaaattgcagtAAAAGAATGGCTTGACtagaaagttttttatatactaaaaATTCATTCTTTTCACACAActccaaaaatattatttgcttgctcacaaaatttataaaatcaattgatttCTGTTCTTAGTTTTCCCTCTTCGAATTCGACATtaagaatttataataaagttaaaatttaatgaatttccaattaaatgtagcttaaactaaaattgattgcaattccaatttgattttattttcttcccATCATATTTGTCATCTAAaatctctttatctctctaAATTTACAGACTTAGTTTGAATACATTTAAACTctgcattcgcattcgcaatTAATGTGTTTAAGCTGTTTATCGAATTGTTAgctaaattttcattttatttgcattgtatttgattattgcaaataaattgtgatTTTACTGAATATcgacaaatatattttgattgcCAGGTGCATTTAGCATTGTTTGTTCAATTGTCAGTTTGTCATTTTATCACATGCAAAGCTAAAATGGaagttaaatgcaattaaccCCGCTGTGACCTCCACAGACAACAGacgcatttaaatgttttttatttgttacatATTGCGGATTAAAACACATTAAATGACCAATTTGTGGATTAgctaattaaactttaaaggatctctattatttttgaatataatatgcaagtaaataatataatataaattaaaaatttctgcacttacaattaatttattttatttatggtcTTTACTTGTGTTGACATTCTGACTTGGCTAATTGCATTGTAAATTGAGCAGGAAAATGTCATTTCAATTAGCTGCAATAATGGAAAAACTTAACTGGAATTTTGGCATTTATAATGGCATAAACGTCACAGGACGtaaccaaaattattttttcattcagTAAAGTGTCGGAAAATATCGATGTCGTTGACCCACTTAGCttgatgaaaattatattgattatcatcatcatctctGGTGGCGTTTTCCCAATTTATCGCAGCGTTGCGCTAATCAAAACCAAGCAGATATCGTGATGGATGAATCTAATGTCAGAGCATCAGTTTCATCAGGTGTGCAAGTACgtgggtgtgtgagtgtgtgtgtgtgcgtgagtgagTGCTAATGAAAATTAACAACACCCAAACGAGCAATGCTGCTAAAGAGCAACACACGCCAAAGGCAATAATCGTCAGCATCAACAAGATAAAGAATAATCTTGCTAATGCTCGACTAATTGTTACCCTGCAAGcgagtttttcaaaaaaagtttCACTTTTTAGTCAgcagttaatttatttgtacactCACTTTAGACTTGAAATATgttatgtttgattttttttttgtgcagcAAATGCTTTGACAATTAAAAAGGaaagttaagatttgacaaagttatgaactatcataactttgtcaaatcttaactcTACTTTCCAaagaaaaaatggacagtgatgaaaaaaaaagacttttgcaactttaatgcagaatcaaaattaaggttaaataatgataaatttgacattccgcaaggaaatcggttgaaatttaacaaagttatgatagtttaaagtttttggaaaagtgtCCGGGGGaaggtatgaaaaaaatggacagtaatgagaaaaaaatttacttttccAATTCtgatgcaaaattaaaatagaagccaaataatgatcaaaatgacatttcgcaagAAAATCGTTTGAGATTTGACTaaattatgacagtttgaagtttatgagctaaaaaatttcttgttgatttttgattgAACACATTTCTGGAACACGCCTGTGTATTTTTCAGCTTTAGctgcccaaaagtatgctactGAAATAGAATTTAATGAAGTTAACTTTGAGATACTTTTCGCTTGAAATACGTGCATATAAGTTGATAAAGTGTGACACAAATTAGCTTAAGCCACCTAAACCAAAATAGGCttagttaaaaacaaaatacccAAACCCTTCTGTGCATTAATATCGCTTCACTGACGCTGAAGTTTTTCCAATTTACCTGGGAATTTCGAATTTGTCAAGCACAAATTGGCTGAGTGAATGAAGAATggaaggaaggaaggaaggaaggaTGGAAGGCAACCTGCTGAGCTGCATTAAAGCTCTTGACATTGATTGGATTAAGACAGGAAGAAGCTGGCAAAAGAGTGTAGATTATTGGTCCATACTCGAAGAGCTTTCTAATCAATGAACAGCCACTTGAACTAATTGCCAACAGGATGCAAATGAATTGAGTGTCTGTCGGCGTCTAGAGATACGAGTATTGTatgcaaatgtaaacaaaacttGTGGCGATAGTAAAGAATCGTCGACCGTCGTCGAGTTTGAGTTGAGTAAATTGAGCGATAAGCTCTATAAAATGACGCTCAAGAGTTTTGGAAAGCAGTTGTAGTTGAAACGCAGCTGGCGCAATGAAGTGTCGTCCAGAAATGCAATTGCTGCTTGGATTATCACTTGGATTCGCTTGGACATTGGCCATATCAGACGAGCAGTTTAATGCCCAGTTTGTGGATCAAGTGTTGAGGAATGTGAATGACAGCGTTGAGCCTTGTGTGGATTTCTACAGTTATGCGTGCGGTAATTGGAGTGAGAATTACAAGGACACGGAAAACTACTTGGATATGCCGGGTTATATggattacaaatacaacacACAGTTGTTGGGAGCGTTGCAGATGCAACATCAGCAAGGTGGCATTTATGATATGCTTTGGTCATACTACGTATCCTGTCGGGACTTGAACGAGCCGGCGCTCAATGAGTTGTTGCATCTGCTGGAGCCGCAGCTGCAACTGGAGTGGCCAATCTTTAAGAGCAATCACAGTGAGATTTGGCGCAATGAAACCGAATTTGATTGGCTGGCAACGTTGGCCAAGTTGCGCTCTTATGGCCTCAATGGTGTCTTTATCAAACAGGATGTGAATGTGCGACGCGAGAATGGTTCGCATTATGTGATCATGTTGATGCCACAAATCGCTGATGCAACGCCGCTGATCGAACAGAATATACTTGATTTATATGTGGCTTTTGGTGTGGATGAGCAGTTGGCCCGGAATCTAACAGCCAAACTCATGCAGCTTGAGTGGCAAGTGGCTAACTTGACGCATCAAATGGAGTTGCAACCAATGAGCAACCTTATCGAATGCACGTTGCCAGAGCTGCAACAACACTTGCCCCAAATCAACTGGAGTCATTATCTGACAAATCTACTGGAACAGCCGCCAGAtgcgttgcagttgttgcaagtGTCAACGCTGAACGAAAGCTAtgtgcaacaactgcaacaaatatTCAAGCAGACCTCCAACGAGACCATCTGTTACTATCTCATGTTCAAGTTGCTCTATGCACTCATCGATGAGCTACCCATGGGCGTCAAGGAGACGCGTTCGATTCCCTGCCTCATGCAACTGCGAGGACACATGCCACTGGCGATGCACTTTCTCTACGAGACACATTACTACAGCGAGAGACGTGAAGTCACCGATGCAGCATTGCAGCGTTTGCAACAGAAATTGAGCCTGCAATTTGAACGTTTGTTGCAACAAAATCATCTGCAGTTGAGTGCAGAAGAACAGGCCTATGTGCTGGAAGAATTGCGTAGCCTGCGCCTTAAGATAGGCAACTTGCCACCGCGTTTGACCATGCAACAACTGTTGGAGTATTACAAGGATCTGCAATTGCACGATAACGATTTCTATGGCAacaagttgcagctgctgcaattcTATCAACGACGTGAACAACAATTGTTGGCCAATAAGCCAACTTGGGATTATTATCAGCAGGATGCGTTTGTGGCACGTAGCTCGTCGCCGGTGAAAATCTTTCAGAATGCCGTGTTGCTGCCACACGGCTACTTGCAACTGCCACTGTACGACGCACGTCTCtcgcagctgctgcaacatgCCCAATTGGGTTTCATTCTGGCCCATGAGCTGCAACATGCCTTTGACCTCTTTCACATTGTCTACGATGCAAGGGGCAACTACAACACAACAGGCTTGGCGgtcttgcaacattttgccaaCTTCAGCAGCTGCTACACAAGTGTCCACAATGCTCAACAGTTGCTGCTCTCGGAGAGCATGTCGGATATTGTTGGTTTACGCCTCGCCTTTGCCTCCTACTTTGATCATGTTGAAAGCGTTGACAAACACTCGCTActccaacaacagcagctgttttTTATCAACTCGGTGCAGTTCCTGTGTGCCAACATGCAACAGATAAGGGCTGATAGCATCACGGAGGATGTGGAGCATGGAATGCACAATGAACGCGTCAATCGCAATTGGCCACAACACGAGCACTTTGCCAAGGCTTTCAACTGCACAGTGGGCCAGGCCATGT
The genomic region above belongs to Drosophila innubila isolate TH190305 chromosome 3R unlocalized genomic scaffold, UK_Dinn_1.0 2_E_3R, whole genome shotgun sequence and contains:
- the LOC117792835 gene encoding phosphate-regulating neutral endopeptidase PHEX-like translates to MKCRPEMQLLLGLSLGFAWTLAISDEQFNAQFVDQVLRNVNDSVEPCVDFYSYACGNWSENYKDTENYLDMPGYMDYKYNTQLLGALQMQHQQGGIYDMLWSYYVSCRDLNEPALNELLHLLEPQLQLEWPIFKSNHSEIWRNETEFDWLATLAKLRSYGLNGVFIKQDVNVRRENGSHYVIMLMPQIADATPLIEQNILDLYVAFGVDEQLARNLTAKLMQLEWQVANLTHQMELQPMSNLIECTLPELQQHLPQINWSHYLTNLLEQPPDALQLLQVSTLNESYVQQLQQIFKQTSNETICYYLMFKLLYALIDELPMGVKETRSIPCLMQLRGHMPLAMHFLYETHYYSERREVTDAALQRLQQKLSLQFERLLQQNHLQLSAEEQAYVLEELRSLRLKIGNLPPRLTMQQLLEYYKDLQLHDNDFYGNKLQLLQFYQRREQQLLANKPTWDYYQQDAFVARSSSPVKIFQNAVLLPHGYLQLPLYDARLSQLLQHAQLGFILAHELQHAFDLFHIVYDARGNYNTTGLAVLQHFANFSSCYTSVHNAQQLLLSESMSDIVGLRLAFASYFDHVESVDKHSLLQQQQLFFINSVQFLCANMQQIRADSITEDVEHGMHNERVNRNWPQHEHFAKAFNCTVGQAMYQPHSCRLW